The following is a genomic window from Bacteroidota bacterium.
ATTAAAAAGTTCCAGGACTTTCCTCCGCGAAGCGTTAAAAACAAAATCCTTATTGACTGCGTACTGTCTGAATGAAGCCGACGCCAGGAGGCGGAATGAGTTGACGCAGTCACAGTCTTTTTTGTAAACTTTTTGTGACGACAAAAAGTTTGAATAAAGTTTTAACGTAAAGAAAACCACGTAGGCACTAAATGGCCCTATGAATTTTAAAATATTTTATAGTGAACTCCGTGACTTAGTGGTTATAAAAACGCTGAAACGCCAAAAGCTGACGGCAATGAAGGCCAAAATTGAGATCTATAAAAAGCTGAAGCTGATAGAAATAAATAATAAAGTCTATTAGATTAATGCCAACTGTACTTGACTGGTTCTTTCAATGAATCTATGAGGATTTTAAAATCTTTTTTATTTCTTGGCAATTTTTTTAATTCTTTATTGAAGTTTCGCAAGTAGCAAAAAGGGGTTATAACGGGATACTGCTTCATATTAATACTCAGTGCAACGCAGCGTAAGAGAATATCATTACATTGAGAAACACTGAGTTAAGATGAGGTCCCCGGAGATGTGCTGTTCTTTGCCTTAAAATTTGGCGACTTGGCGAGAAATGCGTTTCACGCTATGGCACAAAATACATTAATCACTAAGGTACGGAGGGCACTAAGAAATGCTTTTTGATTTTTTCCGTGCTCATAGTGCTTTAGTGGTTTGTATTTGCTTTAAAATTTTATTCTTCCTTTTTATTCTCCCCAAAATAGCGGAGAATGAGATCGCTTCACTAAGTTGTCGTCACAAAAAGGAAGCAAAAAAAACTTGACGAAAAAAATTCGCTTCTTCGCCAGTAGGCGAATACGCTCAGACAGTTTTTCGTCAATAAGGAACTGTTTTTTGACGGCTTCGCCGAGTATTAGAACTTTTGTGATTTAAAAGTTCATTCAATTTCTTTGATATGAAATTATCCTAAATCCTCCAGCCAAGAGGGTCAATATGGCCGGAATGGTGGTCAGCTTGCTCCGCAACAGGTGGTCAACATGCTCCGGAAAATATATATCTGAAGCAGTCTAAATTTTACTTGCGATACTTGACTTCTTTATCAAAGAAATAGTTGATATAAACTAAAGTTCATAGAACAACTGATCAGCTGATTTTAACTGTATTTCTCCATTTAAGTGTTGTTCAATCTGGGCAAGAGAATTTTTAGTTCCTTCGACAAATTCCTTTTGTTGGGGGATAACTTGGTTTCTTTGGATATTTATACAAAACTGAGGTTCTTGATCAATTCCATAAAAAAGAATATTTTTTGAATCATTTTTTTATTCAAACAGCCCGATCAGTTCATCACTGGTGAAGAGGTGCAGCGGATTGTTGACCGAAACAAATGCTTCGGCCAGGTTCGATTTTTTTTCCTGCAACCGGAGAATTTTTTCTTCAATACTGTCTTTGGTGATGAATTTATAAGCCATGACCTTGTTTTTTTGCCCAATACGGTATGCCCTGCTGATGGCCTGGTTTTCAGATGCTGGATTCCACCAGGGGTCCAGGATAAAAACATAATCGGCTGCCGTGATATTCAGTCCGTAACCGCCAGCTTTTAAGGATATCAGGAAAAGGTGGTTATCCGGATCACCCTGAAAACTGTCAATAATTGCCTGCCTGTTGTTTCCGTTAATAGCACCGGTAAGATAAGAATAGCGCCAGTTCTGTTTTTCAAAATAGTCCCTGAACAGGTTGAGGTGCTTGACAAATTGGGAGAAGACCAGAACTTTATGGTTTTCCGAAATCAGATTTCCTATGTTCCGGATTACTTCGTCAAACTTACCGGATTCGGACAAGCTCTGTTTGTCGGTCAAAGCCGGGTGATTGGCCAGCAACCTGAGCTGCATCAATCCCTTCAGGACAAGGAACCTGGTTTTGTTGTCCATTCCTTCTTCCAGGTTTTCGAGCAGACTGTTTCTAATCTCCGATTTTTTTGTCTCATACAGGCTTTTTTGCTCGTCCGACATTTCGCAATAGTACACTTTTTCGGTCAGCGGGGGCAGGTCTTTTTCCACCAATGCTTTGGTGCGCCGAAGAATGAACGGGGCTATCAGCTTCTTGAGTTTTTCCTGCTTATTTTCATTGTTGTCCTTCTCAATGGGAACCTGGAATTCATTCCTGAAAAATTTTAGATTGCCCAATAGGCCTGGGTTCAGGAACGACATCTGTGCCCACAGATCGGACAGGGAGTTTTCAATGGGTGTACCGCTGAGTACCAGGCGGTGTTGGGCCGATAGTTCACTGATGGCATGGTATATTTTGGAATCTGGATTTTTAATGGCCTGGCTTTCGTCCAGAATCAGGTAGTAGAAGTTGAATTTTTTCAGTAATTCAAGGTCATTGCGGACAATCCCGTAGGTGGTCAGCACAATGTCGTAATAGCTGAATTTATCTGCATCCTGTATCCGCGAAGATCCGGTATGTTTATAAAGTTTCAGTTGTGGTGCGAATTTCCCGACTTCATTTTCCCAGTTGCAGATCAGTGATAAAGGCATTACGATCAGCGAAGTCTTGCCGGGCCTGGACAGCCCGGTATCTTCATCATTAAAGAGTGAAGACATCTGTGGGGTTGCCTGTTGTTGCTGAGGATCCCGAAGGTTTTTTTTGACCTTACTTGCCGTAAGCAAGGCAATGGTTTGTAAGGTTTTTCCCAACCCCATGTCATCGGCCAGGCAGCCGCCCAAATTGAGGTCCTGTAGGTACGAAAGCCAGGTATATCCTTCAGCCTGGTAAGGACGCAGGTTGGCATGCAGATCTTTCGGAATTTCAGGCTGGGTAAGTTCTTTCTTGTCCGAAAGTCCTATAAATTCAGCAAAATCTTTTTTCTTTTCCACTTCTTCCAGAAAAGGATAAATCAACCCATAATGGTGTTTTTTTAACTTGGCTGTTTCTCCATTGGCGGTTGAAAACTGCATGATGTCGTAATAGCGGGCAAACCATTCTTCGGGAATCATGGCTATTTCGCCGTTAGGAAGCACATATTCGCGAATGTGGTTTAGAATATGCTTCCTGAGTTTTAAAAAAGGGATCAGGAAATCGTCAAAACGGACAGTGCCATGAATATCAAACCAATCGGTTTTCTTTTGTATTTGCAGGTCAATATCCAGACTGCCAATGAAATATTTGTCTTTAAAAAAATCCTGAACCACTTTAATCCGGTTTTCCTGCAATGTCTGGTTATTCTTGTTGAGCCAGTTCACCAGGCTGCCCATTTGCGCCTCATGTTGCCCGTTACCGGGATTGGCAAGCAACTCGTTTTCCCGTGGAATAATGAAAGTTGATCCTTCGTTGTTTAAAAGTCCCAGAGAAATTAACAGTTCCTTCTTCTCCGCTTCAAAACTGAAGTCTCTGCTTAGTTTTCTAAAGGTATAATTGTTCTCTTTTTTTTCAGAGCTGACAAAACAATTTATTTTTTCATGGAGAAGGATACTTTTTTCTTCATATTTAAAGAAAAGAACAAATTGCGGGTTGCCCTGCAGGCTGTTTTCAAGTTTAATAAAAGTGGAGGGTTCGGACTTCTTTTCAATGATATCAAAGCCAGTGGCTTTGACATTAAAGTTGGTAACAGCAGGAAGGATAAATTTTTGAAAATAGCTTTCCTCACTGCGTTTGGGCACTAAAATATATTCTTTGTCAAAAAAAGGAATTAGCTTTTTGCCGTCAACCCTGTCATTCATCAGGTAGAGCTTGTTTTGCAAGAACAGCCAGCAGGGTTGGAGGGAGACCACCGCAGCCTGCTGGTTACATAAAGTAAGCTCATCATTTCTGTCCTTCAGGGTCAGAAAGTATTTAATTCCCTCGTCATTGCGGATGAAATTGAAAACTGCATCTGCCGGCAGGTTGATGATGTCTATGGATTTATCGAGAATGGGGCTCTCCTTTTTTGCCTTGAAATGGGGATGGATATTCCCTTTGATGAAAAGGTCGATGCAGCGCACCAGGCGTTTTTCAACTGAAGGACGGATGCTTCTGGTAATTGTCTCGGGATCCAGCCTGGCGTAGAAATCCTTTACCGACATTTTCGAACGGCTGAACCGCCTGACTATTGTCTCGTCGCTGTAGTCTTCAATGGTTTGAAAGATCTGTTCTTCAATGGGATTAAGCTGTCGGTCATAATCTTTGATGGTCTGTAAAGTAACCCGGTGGAAAGTTAAGGTGAACTGACCGTTAGCACTGGTTTTAATCATATAAGGACAAAAAATCCAGCCCAGCACACTATGTTTTTCAAGGACAAAGGCCAATTCCATTCTTAAGTTATTTATTAGGGTTTGCTGGGTAGAGTTCATTTTTTTTTATTGATTGTTAATGTTCTTAATTCATTCCATTTGCAAAAATAGAATATCCTTTTTGACAAAAAGCATTTTTTGAGGATTGAATGTGCAATTTTCGAATGTTAAAACTTCTTAAATAAATCTGTAACAATTAATAATAAAACCTTTGTAAATAATTGATATACATATAATTACAAAATTTAAAAATATTAAAAAATGTTAAAACGTCTTTAGCCCAGTTCAAATGAGGTTTTTATAAGGATTTTTTATATATTTTTGAAATGCAAACGAGACAATAACAGTTAGTAATTAAGTACTACAATAAAAATTTACCACATGACATTGACAGAAAAAATAAGCGTAATCTTGCTCGTATTAGTGAGTATCCCTTATGTGAGCCAGGCTATGACGAAAGTAGTAAAAGAAGATACTATTGTAGCAACAGAGGAATATATTGATTCTATCAATCAGCCTTCAATGATCAGATGTCAGATTTTAGACACAGCAAAGCAATATTTGGGGGTAAGATATGCTCGTGGCGGGCAAAGCGAAAATGGTTTCGACTGTTCCGGTTTTGTCCGTTATGTATACAGCAAGCTTGGAATTGAAATTCCAAGGAATTCTGCTTCCCAATTTTTGGCCGGTAAAACCGTTGGCAAAGATTCCATTAATGTAGGCGATTTGGTCTTCTTCCGTTGCAGAGGCCATAGAAATATTTCCCATGTGGGCATTTATATTGGAGATGATAAATTTATCCATTCACCCAGAAGAGGCAAAAGTGTATCAATTTCAAGTTTAAATGAACCTTATTGGAGAAACAAATTTTATAAATCAGCAACTTATCTTGTGGAAAATTAGATTCTTGAATAGTATTTTCATCGAAAATAAAGATATAAACACCAAAAGGCCAGACAAATTTTGTTTGGCCTTTTTGGTGTTTATGACTTCTATTCAAGGCTTGATTTTTTCGCAAAAGATCGTTGCCCCGGATTGTTACCTGTATCCTGTGACCCTTGTTGATTCCCTGTCTGATGATGTACGGGAAAATTCGGGATTGGTCTGGTACAGGCAGAAGCTCTGGACTTTTAATGACAGTGGCGGTGATCCTGAAATATATGCCCTTGACAGCAAAAGTGGAAAAATACTCCAGACCGTGGTTTTTGTCAATGCCAACAATTTTGATTGGGAAGATATTGCCCAGGATTCATCATTTATTTATACAAGTGATAGTGGTAATAATTTTAATTTCAGGCGAAGGTTAACCATTTATAAAGTTAAAAAACGAAGGATACCCGGGAAAAGAAAGTTAGCATACGTTTCTGCATTCAAAATTCATTATACTTATGAAGGACGCAAGGATTTTTCATTTAACATGGGAAAGACTTCTTTTGATTGCGAGTCTTTATTTGCCATGGGTGATTCATTGTACGTCCTGACCAAGGATTGGAAAAATAAGGTTACGGAGCTTTATTCCCTTTCAAAAATAAAACACAGGCAGATTGCCCGTTGCGTAGGAAGATTTAACAGCAAAGGATTAATTACCGGAGCTGACATTAGCCCGGATGGAAAAACTGTTATCCTGTGCGGGATTACAGGAGGGATTCCGTTTATCTGGGTTTTGCAAGATTTCCAGGGTGGCAATATCTTTTCCGGGACAGCGAGGCGTTATCTCTTTCCCGTTTTAAAAGGGATTCAAATGGAAGGCATTGCCTTTTCGGGTAATCACCATATATTCTTATCTGCCGAAAAAACTTCTGTTCCAGCCCGTTTATACAGCCTTGACCTCCCCTAGAAATCTTACGGTATTTTTCTTTCATCCGGGGATTTGTGTAATTTTGGCAAAAAATTAAGATTCAATGACAGTTTCAGTGAAAAATACATCTGATGAGGAATTGATGGAGAAAGGCGAATTACTGCCTATCGTGGAAGATTTTTATACCATCCAGGGAGAAGGATATCATACGGGGAAAGCTGCATATTTTATCCGTATCGGTGGCTGTGATGTAGGTTGCAGCTGGTGTGATTCAAAGGTTTCATGGAATCCTGATGTTCATCCTTTAGTAAGCACAAATGATGTTATTAAGCGCGCTTCGGAATACCCGGCTAAAGCGGTAGTCG
Proteins encoded in this region:
- a CDS encoding DEAD/DEAH box helicase — its product is MELAFVLEKHSVLGWIFCPYMIKTSANGQFTLTFHRVTLQTIKDYDRQLNPIEEQIFQTIEDYSDETIVRRFSRSKMSVKDFYARLDPETITRSIRPSVEKRLVRCIDLFIKGNIHPHFKAKKESPILDKSIDIINLPADAVFNFIRNDEGIKYFLTLKDRNDELTLCNQQAAVVSLQPCWLFLQNKLYLMNDRVDGKKLIPFFDKEYILVPKRSEESYFQKFILPAVTNFNVKATGFDIIEKKSEPSTFIKLENSLQGNPQFVLFFKYEEKSILLHEKINCFVSSEKKENNYTFRKLSRDFSFEAEKKELLISLGLLNNEGSTFIIPRENELLANPGNGQHEAQMGSLVNWLNKNNQTLQENRIKVVQDFFKDKYFIGSLDIDLQIQKKTDWFDIHGTVRFDDFLIPFLKLRKHILNHIREYVLPNGEIAMIPEEWFARYYDIMQFSTANGETAKLKKHHYGLIYPFLEEVEKKKDFAEFIGLSDKKELTQPEIPKDLHANLRPYQAEGYTWLSYLQDLNLGGCLADDMGLGKTLQTIALLTASKVKKNLRDPQQQQATPQMSSLFNDEDTGLSRPGKTSLIVMPLSLICNWENEVGKFAPQLKLYKHTGSSRIQDADKFSYYDIVLTTYGIVRNDLELLKKFNFYYLILDESQAIKNPDSKIYHAISELSAQHRLVLSGTPIENSLSDLWAQMSFLNPGLLGNLKFFRNEFQVPIEKDNNENKQEKLKKLIAPFILRRTKALVEKDLPPLTEKVYYCEMSDEQKSLYETKKSEIRNSLLENLEEGMDNKTRFLVLKGLMQLRLLANHPALTDKQSLSESGKFDEVIRNIGNLISENHKVLVFSQFVKHLNLFRDYFEKQNWRYSYLTGAINGNNRQAIIDSFQGDPDNHLFLISLKAGGYGLNITAADYVFILDPWWNPASENQAISRAYRIGQKNKVMAYKFITKDSIEEKILRLQEKKSNLAEAFVSVNNPLHLFTSDELIGLFE
- a CDS encoding C40 family peptidase; protein product: MTLTEKISVILLVLVSIPYVSQAMTKVVKEDTIVATEEYIDSINQPSMIRCQILDTAKQYLGVRYARGGQSENGFDCSGFVRYVYSKLGIEIPRNSASQFLAGKTVGKDSINVGDLVFFRCRGHRNISHVGIYIGDDKFIHSPRRGKSVSISSLNEPYWRNKFYKSATYLVEN